TACTGCACTTTCTTAATTGTTAGATTATAATCCGTAGTTTTTggtattaataattaaaatcacCTTAAAAAGATAATTGGCActttattacaaataaatcaACAAACTAAGTCTTAACAACCCCATATAATTGGTCTCTGTTGAATTCAACTACGAAATACTTCCCGTAATTACTATGACAATCGCTTACTCTTTTATGAGGGTACGATTGAGCGTTATCAGCCTCCACAAAAATGGACAAACACAACGGAGTAGCACTGTGAAACAGTAATTACCTGTACGAGTTCAGACTTGAAACCAAGAGGCCGATACCCGTTATGTCGAATCATTCGTTCAGCAAGCTGATTTGCGTAACCAATGCACAGTGCTTTCCTCAAACTTTTGTACTCCTGTTGGCCGCCTCTCCGTCTATTGCTTGTTTGGACATCTAATGAGCCTAATTTTAAGCAGACAACATAAAGAAACATTTAGAAGCTTTATTTTTCCAGAAATATTATGCAGGCACCCATGCAGTACAACTACCAGAAACTAAACCCTAACTCAAGGGAGGCGCAAAGTTAATTGCATAGTAGACTACAGATGCCATATTATGATGTTAAAAATGAAAGGGACAAGTTAAAATTCTAAAACTCCCAAACAGGACAATCTGGAAGGCCTTAATTTATCATTGTCTTGTATTTTGCAAACTCTAGCAACAGGAAACCATTACCTTTGGTgattttttgcattatttgaGATAACTGTTTCCTGACATCTCTCACAAACACCATCCCGCGCACCTACAATTGACAAGATCTGGAATGAATAGAATCTCCTTATGTCATTCCATTTATTTCAAAATGgcataaaaagtaaaaaaaatcaaattaaaaaaatcaaataatcaaataacAAAACCAGAGTAAAATACCTGTAAGTTGTTTTCTTTACACCAGTCAATGTTGTAGTCGGTCTGGTACCATTGCTCATAAATTTGGAGTAGCTGGATGTGATCACCCAAGCCAAAACCATCAGGAAGGTTCGAAAGAGTGTGCCTCCTCTTCTTCTCAGAGCTCTTACTGCAAGTTCAAtgaattagtttataatttttgaaGTATTGCCTGCTTAAGTACTGAAGGACGAAAGAATGCAAAAGAAGAACATAAGATTGCAACGCTTCAAGATGAAAAAACAACAAGACCATAACATCTTGTCTTCTTTGTCAAGTCAATGTAAGGCATTGACCTGTGGAATGTTTTTTATCTGTAAGGGAAATTGATAACAAACCAATTTGGTTACCTAATAATGAGAAACGACATAATCCTAATTAACAGTCACATATTCTTATAtgactttgtcattcttttGATACATAGATACTGTAGCAATATAATCTTTCAGACAGTGCTTAGCAGGAGAAGATGCTGATACAATTGACAATCTATTTATCTTTGAAGAATCAAGCTGCTCTTCTCACCGTCAGCTTAATCCTTCCCTTCATTTTCAGTTCACAAGCTTCATGTTCAAAAATCACAAGAGGTTTTGCACCATAAAAACACTAAATCTGGAACAAAGCAACCATTCTAGATCTCAGGCTAATTGCAGCGCTAATTCATTATACTTCTTTATCAAGAAACATCACACATGATACTTGTATTTGACACAAAGATATGcaataatttttcattgaaACCACGACCGGATGTTCCGATGCTTTAATGCTGCGGAGAAACTCAATTTCTTTGCTACAGAAGAATATTCTCCCTCCCTTTCAAAATAAGTATTACACTTCTTTATCAAGAAACTTCACACATGATACTTGCATTTGACACAGATATGCAATAATTTTTCATAGAAACCACCACCAGATGTCCAATGCTTTAATGCTGTGGAGAAACTCCATTTATTTGCTACAGAAGAATATAGTCCCcccatttcaaaataagtggtgTTTTTTGCTAGGGCACACCCCTTCAGAAAACTACTCATTCCTAGAAAGTAAAATGCATTTTACTAACTTCCccataataaatattttgtaaaagatataGCTCTTTAGTAGTTTCTTGGTGAAGTAAAATTAGAAACTACTCATTCCTAGAAAGTAAAATGTATTACTAACTTCcccttaataaatattttgaacaaGATATAGCTCTATAGTAGTTTCTTCGTTAAGTAAAATTAACTATAtttaaataagggtaaaattggaagaacatcATTAATGTCTTCTTGATAATGTGAAACACCactaaattttaaacaaaacagTAAAacatcacttattttgaaatggagggagtattagaTTTTCCTTGGTATAAATATCAAGTTGACTTAATGTTAAGGCTTAAGCAAATAGATCTATAAGGAGGAGGAATGCTATCAGGCACAGTCCTGAAGAACACTCTCTCTCTCCTACTTCTTAGGAGAGAGAGACCCCTCTTTTTTTACCACGTTCCAGTGGCAGCTTGCCAGAATCAGCTAGCTTTCTTTCTCTCCTTAGCTGTTCCCCCACTTTTCTTCTCTTCTAAACCAGTTCAGTGGTAAATCACTATTCTACCAATGTTCAAGAATAGGATTTATTTCAATGCTGGTTTTAAATCTTTTGACATTACGAAATGGAACTCTGGAAACTCAACTTGGTATGAATGGGTAGAAAGGAGTAGCAGACTGATGAAGAGAACCTCGATAAGCTGCAAGATCATGGAGTGGATTTGCTTCACACTCAAAGAAGCTTCTAAGGACCAGAAGAAGGTAGTGAGGAGATGGAAAATTACAGAGAAAAATGCTGAACAGTTCAGTACAAGAAAACAGAATGAGTATGGAAGATTTATAAGCATTCTGTCAATAAATAGAGGAAGGTCAGTCTTGATTAAACCGGAAACTGCCTTAAATGCAGGTTGGTGTGACATTGCATTTGAGATAGAGAACTTCATTAATGCCCCCAAAAGGCAAAAGATCACCCTCCAAGATTGACAGAAATCAACTACCCCTATGCTAAATCCATACAGGAAAGTAAATTGGCCTGGTAAGACCATTCATGAAGCAGAGTTGAGAAGTAAGAAGGGTAGAATAGAAATAGATGAAATTTCGGACAATGAAGGAAAAGGAATAGCTGAAATTTCAGACCATGAAGGAGAAGGACTATTGGCTAGATGCTTGGTTGGTAGTGTAGAAAAGGATTAGAAAGGCTATTCCCAGAACTAGAAAGGCTAAAACCAGAGTTTGGCTAGATGAATGACATGAAGAAGGCAACTTAGAAAGGCTATTCCCAGATATCTACTCCTTAGTACTACACCAACAGTTCACCATAGCAGAATTATGGACAACAGAGGGATGGAGATTCAACTTCAGAAGCAACTCAATGATTGGTAAATACCAAGAATGGTAGATTTCATCAACAAGATTGAGCAATTCAGTGGATTGGGAGCAGATGAAGATGAACTATGGTGGCAGGGAGAAGAGAAAGGCACATACAAAGTGAGTAAAGAGTACAGGAAAATGAACCACAACCAGCAGCCAAGCAGTTGGTCATGGAAGAACATTTGGAAAAGTAAAATACCATATTAAGTGTCATGCTTTGTGTGGGTTCTGGCAGAGGAGGCAGTGCTTACCCAAGAGAACCTAATGTAAAGGGGATAATTTTAAGCCCCAGGTGCTTCTTGTGTGGGGGGGCCAGGGATCGTGATCATCTATTCTTACATTGTAGAATCACAGGACAACTATGGAGATTGTTTTTGAACCTCAGAGGAATGAATAGCAGGGAGCATGCCTGGGAAGATTACAGAAGACTAAACAAGCTGGGAACAGGCTGGGTTGTTGGCCAAGAATAGAGGCAGGTGGAGGATAGTCCCAGAGTGAATATTAGGGAAGGAGAGGAATTCTAGGTGTTTTGCGAGCTTAGACAACAGTATGCAACAGATTAAGCGCAATTGCATCTTGCTACTGTGTTTTGGTGTAATCAGTTACTTTCTAATGATCCTGTCTCTATCATTGATGTTTTAGACTCATTATAGACATAGGAATAGGATCATAGATGTAGGTAGTACTTTGTAAATATGGGGTACTACAACTCATGCAAGATtcagattatatatatatataagttaccagtttcaaaataaaatatcaagttgACTTGTACGGAAAACAATGGGATTTATAGACATCAATTCTACCACAAATCAGTACATGCATGAATTCTGGACAATTCTATACCTTGGGGCAGGAAGCAATGTGGTCTCAGCAGACAACATGGAAACAACAGTCAGTGCTTGGGACAAGCAATCCAACTCATTTGCCTCTAATAAGGTCCTCGAAAGAGAAGGTTCCAGTGGAAGCTCTGGACAAAATTGAAAAGTTAGATCTCCTTTAGTTTTGTTACTGAATGGATCACTTTATAATCTCCAAAATTATGGATTGCAGGAGAACTGTAGTGTACTTTATGAACTCCATCCATAGTTCTCAAGGGGAGGAAGCCAAATTTAAAGGAAAATTCATGTGTCATCCTTTCCAAGCAAGCTTTggcttttttttcttctgaggTGGGAGGGTCTGGATTACAGGCGACCTCtgatctaaaatagaatataaatcaATAGAGATGAACTATTACCAGCCATCTTTCGTCCAAGACTTGtgattgaaccattttcatcaATTGCATCGACTAAATATAACTGCTTCAAGGCATCCTCTAAAGACTCGACTGCAACAAAAGTAACAAAACAATGAATAATTGAACAGGTAGATATTTTACAAAGGTAGAGGAGATTAGGAGAATAAGTCCAATCAGAATAAGGTAAGAGAAAGTGATGCTTACCGGAAGGAGAGTCGAGAAAATCAAATTTGAGAATATCCATATCAGCAAGATCTAAGGACTTCAAATAAAGTACAGTTCCAGCCAGTGAAGACCTTTGTATTTCAGGAATCGTTGCATCCAAAAAGTCATCATGGTAAACCGTAGAGGGATATAAACGATAACACTTTCCAGGACGTGTTCTACCAGCACGTCCTGCACGCTGCTTTGCCTGCACCCTGCAGATATTCATAGATGGAAAGCTCAAACATATTCTTACTCCAATAGAATAACCCTGTATGTTATATCAACATATGTTAAACGGAATAAAAAGCCATATACTTTTACTGAAGTAGAAGTACTCCTATATTAGTATCAACAAATATTCGACAGATAAAAAATGGGACACTAAGCAAAGATTGTATACTAAATTTTTGTACTTTGCAACTGCCGAAAGAACAAAGTAGTCAATAAGGTATCCAAAAACTGTCTGGTGACTAAACCCATACGGGGTAAAGATGGTATTAACTGCAAAATCATCAAAGCAACCTTTAAACTACGGGACCAACATACTAAGGGGAACAATATTTTCCCCGAAATACCTTTTGATTCTCAAAAAGCTAGATTTTCCAACTGTTAATGCAATTTTACACCTCAAACAACGAGTCCTTTCTTAAGCACCCAAAACCAGGTCAactgaaagaaaataaagagaaaaaaaaggaaacatgtTAACTTACTTGCTAATCTGAACAACCTCTAATGAGTACATGCCAGTGGATGGGTTATACTGTCGCTGCTTCACATACCCAGAGTCAATAACATACCTGTCATCAGTTTTTTGCATGAAAAAGCAGTTTAGTGATGTCCAAAAGCAGAAAACGTGAATTTAATATCCATTACATAGAAAGCATAAATGGAAATGCAATAAAAATCCCACACCTTAGTTTGCAGTTAGTAGGCTATCACTACGGGAAAGAAGGGAGGGAAGATAAGTGGAATCTGCAACTAGAGGAAGGATATATTCTCTTTTGTTATGCTTTCACAGAAGTACGAGGAAGCAACATTCCTCTCCCATTGATTTTTAAAAGTGGAAAGAAGAGAATGATTATGAGTTCATTATAGTACTAATTACTCAGTTTCTGACAGTCAAATATTGCAAAAGAGACATCACAGGATCTTTTGAGTTCAATTATTCCATCATCCCTGTCTAAAAGAAACATGGACAAATTCAAACATGCATAAGCaaggttttttttatatttctctttTCCTAGTCCTCCTCCCCTCTCGAATAAAAAAGGGACTTCCCTATCCTGAAAATTTCTACGACTCTTAAATACAACACTTTCTTATCCTAAAACTAAGTTGATTACATCAATAAATTACATTGGCATTCTGACAACAGCAATCTTCAAATGAGTAAAAGAAAGAAGTAATCAAAACTACTGGCTGAGGCCTTCCTTAGAGGGGATGACATTCTTGCAAGAGCAGGAAAAGACTAGAGAGATCCACTCAAGTACACTCCCAAGTTGCAACCAAGGGTGTGCCATAGAGGTCAATAAGGTTTGAATGAGAATCATAAGAGATGGGGTTCAAATCCCAACagagggaaaaaaagaaaagttagatAATTTCTTCCCACCAGCTTAAGCCTTGTTGAGCAGAGTTATCGAGTGAACTCCTTTGGGGGGAGGAGGCAAGTATATGGTGGAAGAATTGAGGTCCGTGCAAGCTTGCCCAAACACTGCAATTTATGaccccccccaccccacccccccaccccaaacaaaaaaaaaacacataccGAAGTACACATGAAGACAAATGCTAGTAAAGTACATGATAATTTCTTTACAATTACTCTTTCATCAAGAACCTATACTGCAATTGCTGGGGTCTTTGTTTGAAAGATGTTTGgcctaattattattattattccctTGAGAAGATGCTAACTCGAAACACATATATAATAGCACTTTTGGGAAAgtaaacttaaattttgaagtGTTTATACtataaggggtcatttggtagctAGTTagagttatgtaggtattagtaatgTCGGGATTAGTTATGAGtgaatctatgtattattttatgcaggtattagctattcatgtattagttatgtaggaaATAGTTATTCATCTATTAGTTATTCCACCTTCTAtcctacataaaataatacatagattccctcataacttatacatgtattagtaaATAGGTTTCTAAATTGTCAACCAAATgtcgtattaattttatacatgaataacttatttCCTATTTACCTATCAAATGTCGTATAAGTTATCCGGAAATTAATACATGGATAACTTGTTGTACAAAGTCTAGCACTCCAACTGCAAGTATTAGTCGCCTCCCCAAACTTTTAACAGGAAAACATACACTACATATTCATGCTCAGACAGCAAGTCAAAACATCAGGGGGCATTAAAATCCCATTGATTTCACCCATTAACCTTTATTGGTTTTCTAGATAACCATTAGTTAGCAAGGAACTGAGTAGGCAGCATTTGTCCATAGAttccaaatatttttcactttttttggAATTTATAGAGTTGGAGTTGAAGATGGAGTTGCGCTTGGTTATACCTTTTTGCAAAGAATATTTGGAGTAATACTTAAATACAACTTCAATAGTGAAAATGAGTAAGAAAATAGGTTATAAgttgtttttcaaatttgaaatacaaTTGTAGAATTTGGAATTTTCATGGTCAGAAactgattttcaaataaagtgaaaaattgttctggaaaatattgaataattttatgGCCAAAGGGGTCCTGAGTCTTCTTTTAAACCACCAAACTATTGCATGATCAATCATTGCAAATCCTATCTGAAAAATGGAAACTTGAGCATTCTAAGCATCACAAAGTTACAAAAAGATAAGAAACAATCAGTCGGAAAATATGCCAACACTTGAATAACCTCCAACAATTGTGCATAATGGTGTCAAATCTACTTACACAACACCGTCAACAGTCAAGGAAGTTTCAGCAATATTTGTAGAAACAATAAACCGCCTACAATTTGGAGGTGGAGGACTGAAAACACGCACCTGCCCATCAACAGAAAATAGCAAAAGGAGAACTGCTCAATATATAATTGTGATGAGAGAACAAATGCATATAGAATTTACAAGAGCAATAACAATGCAGCTACCAGTATTCAGCTTGGTAAACCACTTGTGgctgaagaaaaagaaggagagGAACACTCATCTGAAGTTTTATCAAGAAGATGATCaatcaaatacaaatatgttCTCTAAGCAAGTTTAACTCAACCACATATTCCACTTATGTTGTGTAGTCGCTATATAAACTATGCCACAACAACTATGAAAACCAAATTACTCATCACatatttcaacaacaaaaaacttTTTGTAGTCAATTGCATTTATCCTTTTCccttacaaaaaaattatttgctgTTAACTGCTGAACAAATGGAGTGACTCAATCacaactaaaaatgaaacaaacaTGAAACATTCCAGCACAGACAACTGCCACTATCCATTCTGGAAGCCAGCAAGGACTATGACACGCAAGTTCACCTTCAGTAAAacattaaggggtcgtttggtagagtgtataagaataatgttgaatatgatgtattagtaatgcatgcattagtaatgcaagcattagtaatgcttgcattagttatgcttgcattatttcttatacattgtttggtttgatgtattggaaatagcaagccttgtataaagactattaaaaaaatatttgtttacaaaaatacccccacatttttttacaaaaataataataataataataattattattattattataataataataataataataataataataataataataatattattattattattagagggtagttttgtcattagttaatctaatgcatgcattaaaaccattgcattgctaatacctagaaatccatggtattagcaatacacactttaatacacaatagagtgtataactaatgcaagcattagttatacataggttggaaaagagtatcaaacaaggtactagtaatacacagTGCTAATGCATgcgttatttttcctaatacactctaccaaacgacccctaagtctAAATATGAAACTCTGGGCACTCAGAAGGGTCAAGTCAGACACAACAGTAGATCATCTGACCTAACTAGATCAAGAAAATTCAGGCTGTCAGGGCAAGGATTTTAAGAAGGAAAACAACTTGCCTGCATCTCAGGTGGCAAGGATCCATGAAGAGGAAGGATTAGGGCATCCATACAAGAACCTTCTTCTAAACTTTGAACTCTCTCCTCCAACTTCAATACCAACTTCTCTATGTCATCCTATATAAGATTCTGAATTTCACTTTCCAGGAAATAGTACATCTTCAACCATTTACTTTTTAGTGGGAGATACAGAAGGACAACAATATACAGAAAAAGTATCAGACAGGAAATACACCTATAAAAACTCACCTGCCCtgtcaaaaatattaaaatgtccCCTTCTGGCTCCCGTACATGAATATCTGTGCACCCAAATGAATTATCAGACCAAATTCAGAAAGGCAAGAAATTTTACACAGATAAGGAAAGGTAAACATATCAGATTTAagtaagaagaagaaagatatgAAAGGTCAAAATCAAGATTCAAACTTAAACAAGCCGAAGATGTCATAGTTTTCATACCAATAGCTTTTTTTAAAGAAGCCTCGACATAGCTTTTAGGAAGCTCTGAGATGTGTACTATTTCCACGGGAAATAACTCTCCTGGTACAGTAAGGACGGGGCAGTCAGAGAAGAACCTAGATACCTTTCCACCATCAAGAGTTGCTGATGTGATCAAGACTTTCAAGTTTGAGTGACGCCATTTGATTAATCTTTTCATTAGACCTAGCAATATATCCCTGTGATTATTCCATAATGAAAAAAGTCATCAACAGAGATGGGCAACACCACCTAAGCATAAATAATAGAAGAAAGACTACGACAATATAACAGTTGGATATATCTCTACGATGTCAAAATGAGATTGACACATAGAAGGGCATGGAAAGTGGATCTAACGTGTTCAAACTCCTCTCATGTGCTTCATCCAATATGATGACGGAATACTGATTCAGCTCCGGATTGAAAAGACTCTCACGAAGGAGCACTCCATCCGTAAGATACCTGCAATTTGAATAATCTTCCAGTTAAATGTCTGAAAAACAATCAAGGAACaaaatcaataggaagtgtCAATGGTAGGAATAGGTATAAATGATAAATCAGAACCACAAAAATACTTGATACGTGTTTTTTCCGAAGTTCTATCTTCAAATCTTATGGCATAACCAACTTCCTCTCCAATTCGAACATTTTGCTCCTGTGCAACTCGTCTGTCCATGAAAAGTTGAAGGAATTTATCAAAAAACGAAccggaaaaaaaaattaaaaattcgaAGTATGAAGCAAAATAGGAGAACACCAAAATGTTGGTCTAACTACAGCACAAAGCAAACATATAAAACAGGTGTTGAATATCACTTTTTCAAGCTTCTATTACCTATCAACAAGAGAGGATTCCGGTCAAGGCTAATGTGGCAATTTCCTTGACTGGTTTTCCAAACACTACAAAAAATTGTACTTATACTACTAAGTGTTTTTCCTCATTTACCCTTTCCCCAATTAAGCATTCTCAAACAACAAGACTTCTGAAATCATGTAAAGGGTCTCAAACTGTCCTCATCTAATGGAAATAAAGTCTCTAGTCTACTAATACATATTAAACACTTGCTATCATAATCCTCAATAACTCTCTTGTTCAGAGGAACCAAAAATCTCAGATTAGCTTAGTTTTTACTATTATATGACCCTGTTTCCCCTTCTCCCATCTCCATTGAAATGTCTTCTGGTTAGCCATTTCCTTCAGCAAATGATAACCAAGTCAGTCTCATCATTCTGAGATTCGTTACCCAACTCATCTTATCCCCCGCATAAAGACAAGCCAAACAATGTCACATCCCATtccataaaagaaaaataaattaatgaaattcTTGATCCATAATTTGGAAATCAACTGTCAAATCCAAGCATGGACGAAACTAGTGAATGATGCAATCTTATTTCCAGAAAAATTATGAAGCACAATGAGTTCAAAAAAGTCCAGCCATGTTCAGGGAGTTCACTTCCAAGAGGTCTAAGATGATGACAATAATTCTAAACAGAAGTTCAGGAACAACAATGTGATATTTATGTATTCAATGATATGAAATTACATTACCAGGAACAAGCATAGAAATATGCAGGTTATAGCTCATTCCTGGACTAACTAACAGGCAGAGGCAGAGCCAAGATTAGGAGTTTGGGGGttctaaatcaattttttgggaggttcacaagttaatatatatatatatatttaaattttctaatacaaatatagggTCTACAAAAAAGCTAGTGGGTTCGTCCGAACCCATGAACCCCACCTAGCTCCGCCTCTGCTAACAGGTGCTTGTAActaactctctttttttcttggaTGACCGTGGTGTTGGGGCCAGCTATAGCTGTTAGAGTGATTCAAAACGATTGACTGAATTGGGACATGGGTAGTTTAGTAGAACTAGTCTTTGGGTCTTTGTTAAGTAGTTTCCTATATTTACTCAAGTTTCATTAGTGTTGCTGATTAAGTGTCATAGTGGGTTACAGGACCTATATTTTAGGATTAGTTGTTTATCTCTTAGCCTATATATCATGTGGggatattttgttatttcagtACTTCCAATTAATCTGAAATTAAATGCAGTCGCagttttccttctcttttttattatttccagaTTTCTTTGTACTTTTTCTCCAACAATAACTAGCTCCTTTAACTACTCTAACTAACCCTAAGACATCGGTATAGCTTCCACAACTTGCCCAACTGTACTAACTACTTCTGCAACTTTGAACTGAGTTTTGCATAGATATGCATAAGCAAATAGGGaaaaaaaactaactttttTGGTTATAGAGGAGAACGAAACCGTGGTTCATTCACTTCTGGACTCAAATTTCAATGTCCCGACCAGAGCAAGCAACcatcaatttttactttttcgtTATAGTACAtacaatgaaaattttgaactcaaACAAATAAATGGATAAATAAACGGCAATTGGTATAGTTGTGAGATATAATTGAGCAGAAAAAAGTAGTATAATGTGGAGGATTACCTAGAAACAGAAACAGCAGCAACACGGCGAGGCTGAGTAACAGCGATGATTCCAGATTTAGCATAACCCCTTCGGTAAAGTATTTGTGGAAGTTGTGTACTTTTACCGGAACCAGTCTCACCAATAACAACTACTACTGGGTTTTCCTTCACTGTTTCTACGATTTTCTCCTCAAATCGTACTATAGGTAAATCCCCCATTGATTGATTCAAACCCTCACTTTACACCACTTCTCTATTCTTTGGATACCCAAACTTTGTTCCTACCAAACTTACACTTTGTTGGGAAGGTTGTTACTacttttttaatcttttctatCGAGAAAGACAACTTAACTTTGTGGGTTTCTTATTACCTCACGAAATCATCTAAATCCTCAATAtaccattttgattaattttaacaCCACTCATATTGTCACGAAATATGGGTGGCTCTTAATACAGCTTCAAACTAATGTAAAATTACCATGTGACACTCccaatttgatttattttgaaaaaaacccataaaaatccatgtattaatttttttacctttattaggaatagtttttattttttcaaatcttttttctCAGCTTTCCTACCATCATTAGCTTATACATATTTCTTGGGGCATCCATGtcttccttcatttttttttctttttttctttttcgttttatggtcattgttttttttataaaaaaaaactaatgttgttgtgttcattccttttttttaataacaaatTAGTTTAGTAATTTTTTCCTCCTACAAATCAAGATTGGGATTTTGGAGcaatgaaattattgaaaacttgaTTTGGGAGTACGGAGTTGGAGAAGGTG
The DNA window shown above is from Solanum stenotomum isolate F172 chromosome 6, ASM1918654v1, whole genome shotgun sequence and carries:
- the LOC125866838 gene encoding probable pre-mRNA-splicing factor ATP-dependent RNA helicase DEAH4 codes for the protein MGDLPIVRFEEKIVETVKENPVVVVIGETGSGKSTQLPQILYRRGYAKSGIIAVTQPRRVAAVSVSRRVAQEQNVRIGEEVGYAIRFEDRTSEKTRIKYLTDGVLLRESLFNPELNQYSVIILDEAHERSLNTDILLGLMKRLIKWRHSNLKVLITSATLDGGKVSRFFSDCPVLTVPGELFPVEIVHISELPKSYVEASLKKAIDIHVREPEGDILIFLTGQDDIEKLVLKLEERVQSLEEGSCMDALILPLHGSLPPEMQVRVFSPPPPNCRRFIVSTNIAETSLTVDGVVYVIDSGYVKQRQYNPSTGMYSLEVVQISKVQAKQRAGRAGRTRPGKCYRLYPSTVYHDDFLDATIPEIQRSSLAGTVLYLKSLDLADMDILKFDFLDSPSVESLEDALKQLYLVDAIDENGSITSLGRKMAELPLEPSLSRTLLEANELDCLSQALTVVSMLSAETTLLPAPSKSSEKKRRHTLSNLPDGFGLGDHIQLLQIYEQWYQTDYNIDWCKENNLQVRGMVFVRDVRKQLSQIMQKITKGSLDVQTSNRRRGGQQEYKSLRKALCIGYANQLAERMIRHNGYRPLGFKSELVQVHPSSVLKSDEDGMLPNYVVYHELIVTSRPFMRNVCAVEMRWVAPILAKLHKLNVFKLSGGSSLPDNQIQEVTSTVEKKEIAAVQPPEDRASMIQAARERFLARKGQK